The following is a genomic window from Neodiprion virginianus isolate iyNeoVirg1 chromosome 1, iyNeoVirg1.1, whole genome shotgun sequence.
AAAAAAGTTACTTGTCAAACTTACATTTTGCGGGCCACCGCAGTTTCCCTGTACAATTCCTTAACCATTTTTTAAGGTTATGTTCAACCGCTGCTGACACTGAGCACATGTGTTTAAACTTCAAAGCAACTTGAACGTTGCGTCCACTGGTTGCGCCCAGTTGCGTTGTTGTGTCACCGCAGTGATATGCGTATCGTTTTGCTAGCGTGTTCTtgcgtttgaaaaatcgagATAAAACTCGTGGTATCTGCAAGACTTGCCTCGAAACGTTTAGAACAGCGAAGAATAAAGCTGACAACAACAGATAATATTCACATTTGTCTATCGAATCTATTACAGTTTGTCAATTTATATACCGGTTGATAAGAAAGGTTAGGAAATTCAGCTACCGCCAACGTAAGTAATATGTTCTAACtattaatttcatatttttattcctctatGATAAATTTCCTCCATAATTTTAGATTTGCCATTTCTGTTCGTGCTAGAACACTTTCATTCTATTCAGTTAGTTTTCTAGGTCATTGTTtagtttacattttttgtacTTACCGTTTCACCTACATGTTGTTAGAAGTTAAGACCTGGGGCTGCCTACCTCTTTTCAAGAATAGGTTTCTGCCTTTTCGTTTTTATAGGCTCACTCGCAAACTTATTATTGCTATATTTGTAATGTGGGCAGCATAAATTAAAGTGTTTGTAAGTTGTGAATGGGCTGCTCCAAGATTGTTAAGCGTTAATTGAACTCTCCGAATGCTTGGAGCAGAAGCATCTAAAAAGCAacacagttttattcaaatatataagaTTTTATCTTTGTTAGTCACAGTTCATTACACAATCCCTACCTTGCAGTTTTATGAAGATGGTGATGGAGGAAGAGCAGTCCCACATGGAGTTGGTATCTGAATCTGTTCCGGTGCCGCAAGTAATAATATCGAACGAGCACGGAGACAATGAAATTGCCACACCAAAAAAGAAACCTCGATTGAGGAAGAAGGCATTGCATGCTGCTATAAGAAAGCAAATGGAATTTTACTTTGGAGATGCAAATTTAAGCAAAGATAGATTTCTAGGGAATCTCATAAAGCAGGATCCttgtaagaatttttctttttcaccatATTACTACGTTGGTGCATTGGTTATTTCATCATTAGAATCTTCATTTTTAGTCCAAACTCGTATTCCTTTATCAAATTGCattaatttttctgatttcattTCCAAACCAAAATTTTACTCAGTTTTGAAATCTGCGCTTCAGATTGAATTATTGGTGTTAAAAAACGACAATCACCCACTTTTATAGCTGCAGATCTGTGTGAAaacgattgaatttttttctttattggcAGACGTTgatctacaaatttttttacggttCAATAAGATTCGTGCCTTGACCACAGACATAAATCAAATAGTGAAAGCTttacaaaaatctgaaatgcTGTCAGTGTCTGAAGATGGCTCAAAGGTTTGCAGAATTACACCTATTCGCCGTAAAGATAACGTAGATGAATGCTCAATCTATGTTCAGAGATTACCTCTGAATGCTGATCATGAATGGTTGAGCAATGTATTCAGTCAATATGGCAAAGTTGCTTACGTATCCATTCCACGGTATAAGAGTAACAAAAGGATTAAGGGCTTCGCTTTCATTGAATTTGATGAGCCAAGCAGCGCTGCGAAATGCATTGAAGTAGGTATCATGTGAAAGTTTAATGAACTGATAAGATTAAACTTGCTAATCTAAATTTTGGAAACTCTgaatgtattattgtttttcggaaataaatattcattcacaaacgtaataaattataatctgGATATTTTCAGGCatttcgtgaaaaaagttGCGTATTGCCATCCCAAACGTCTCCAGACACGTTGTTGAGCGTTACAACATTTCATGAAGAAGAAATGATGGAAAAAGAGAATGACAAGGAGTTTAGTGAAGGAAACTTGGATCCAACAGAAAATCATGAAGACCAAAATGAGGAGATTGTTGAGACTATGCAAGTAGACTATAAATGTGAAGAAACTGAGCAAGGAAAGAAGCGGGCGCACAAAAGTTCAGAGGTATCTTATTCTAatgaagaagataaaaaagtTGACTCTGAGTCAAAAGCCGAAAAAAAGCATAAGAAATCAAAGCAAAAAAATACCGAAGCTGAGATGAACGAAAGTCAGACTATAAGTGTTTTTAAATCTGGTGAGAAAGATGTCGATGATAGTAAAGATTACACAGAAGGTGAACAAAAACCAAAGAAACGGAAGACTTCTGACATTTTCAAGGAAGATACATGTGAATTCTCAAGTGGAAGCGCTGACAAGCAAATTGAACAAAGTGTAGATTTTGAGGacagaaaatcgaaaaaacgtAAGCAAAGAAACATGTCAACAATGAAATATAACGAAGATTTTAACTGTgttgaaaaggaaaaggaagaagCGGTTGAAAAAGAGGAGCAACATGAACTTTCCAATGACGACGATGTTTTTGATGAAGGTGatcagaagaagaaaagaagacgCAAAAGACATAACAGAGCTGAAAAAGTAGATACTGCGGATATAGGCATGCAGATAATGGCCAAGAAAGATTGGAAAGTATTGAGAAATAAATACTTAGAActgcaaagaaaaaagatgaaatcattgaaaacaCATTTAAAGCGAGCTCGATGGAATCAGTGGAGTAATTACGAGAAGTTTAGAGAGGGTGACAAGTTGAAAGCTACAAAAGATGAGAGTGCAGATCAGCAGAAGGCTGACCAATCAACtca
Proteins encoded in this region:
- the LOC124301758 gene encoding la-related protein 7 — its product is MKMVMEEEQSHMELVSESVPVPQVIISNEHGDNEIATPKKKPRLRKKALHAAIRKQMEFYFGDANLSKDRFLGNLIKQDPYVDLQIFLRFNKIRALTTDINQIVKALQKSEMLSVSEDGSKVCRITPIRRKDNVDECSIYVQRLPLNADHEWLSNVFSQYGKVAYVSIPRYKSNKRIKGFAFIEFDEPSSAAKCIEAFREKSCVLPSQTSPDTLLSVTTFHEEEMMEKENDKEFSEGNLDPTENHEDQNEEIVETMQVDYKCEETEQGKKRAHKSSEVSYSNEEDKKVDSESKAEKKHKKSKQKNTEAEMNESQTISVFKSGEKDVDDSKDYTEGEQKPKKRKTSDIFKEDTCEFSSGSADKQIEQSVDFEDRKSKKRKQRNMSTMKYNEDFNCVEKEKEEAVEKEEQHELSNDDDVFDEGDQKKKRRRKRHNRAEKVDTADIGMQIMAKKDWKVLRNKYLELQRKKMKSLKTHLKRARWNQWSNYEKFREGDKLKATKDESADQQKADQSTQRFVFTPGVIVKVEMDEPCTDPKNFKMELKRNPNIKYIDVAEGASEAFLRFDTNEAANALVLQSNEERSMSILQDKEETDYWDKMSKDREEKLGKKIRVKQRGRDKLLKKAEKELGKHIKFDEV